The DNA segment ccccgcgccccgcgcccccGCCCGCGCGGCTCCTGCTGTGGTGCCGGAGCGGCCTCGGCTCGGTCCGGAGCCAGCCGGAGTCACAATTCGAATCGGGCGTGGGAAGCCCGGGGGACCACGCGGCCAACCCTGGGCGGACCTGCGCGCCGGAGACGGCGTCCCCGGGAGCCCCCAAACGCTACCCCGCGCGGCCGCCCGTGGCACTGCAGAGGCCTGCAGGTGGGGAGGCGCAGTGGCGGCCGGGGCGACGGCCTAAGCACCACACTGCTGCTGCGAGACTTTGGGGGATCCCCACTCCCCTCCCAGGATCCTTCCCACTCCCCTCCCAGGATCCTTCCCACTCCCCTCCCAGGATCCTTCCCACTCCCCTCCCAGGATCCTTCCCACTCCCCTCCCAGGATCCTTCCCACTCTCCTCCCAGGATCCTTCCCACTCCCCTCCCAGGATCCTTCCCACTCCCCTCCCAGGATCCTTCCCACTCCCGAGACTGCTTCTTCTGCCCCCTTGATTCCACGCGCCTCAGAGACCCTCCCTCTGCCGTCCCGCGAAGGGCGCGCCCCTCCCCTTGCAAGGTGGGTTTCACATGCGCTCCCGCCGCACGCACCCTCCTCTGCCCCAGGGTTTCCTGCAGGGCCCTCGTGGTTTGGCGCTGCCCATGCATTGCGGGATCCCGAGCAGCACAGCACCCCCGCCTCTACCCACCAGGTGCCTGCAGCCCCTGTGGAAGGCAGAATGCCCCTCCCACAGATACTTGTGTACAAATCCCCAGAACCTCGGGGCAGGCTGGGTTAAGTGGGTTAAGTGGCAGGTTAGGGAGGGCGCTAACCAGTTCACCCGAAAGCAGGCAGGCGACCCTGGATCTTCCGGGTGGGCCCAGTGTCGCCACAGGGGTGTTTCAGGGTGCAGGAGGGAGGCAATGGAGAAGTGGGCAGAGAAGGGCAGGGCAGAGAGGGGCTCGGCCGCTCCGAAGGAAGCCACAACTaccagccaaggaatgcaggcagcttcTTGAGGCTAGAAAACGGGAAACCCAGTCTCCCCTGGCGCCTCCAGGAGGAACAGAACTCTGCCAACCCCTCATTCTGAGCCCAAAGATACCCATTTTGAACTTCTACAAAGCTTAgctaatacatttgtgttgttttaaaacaCTCAAATCCAGGCACCAGTGGAAcactcctgtagccccagctactcaggaggccgaggcaagaggattgcttgggtcaaggagttcaagaccagccctgggcaacataccaagactgtttctctacaaaaacttaaaaaaaaaaaaaaaaaaggccgggtgtggtgggatgcacctgcagtcccagctacccaggaggcccaagtcaggggatcacttgagtccagtagttcaaaaccagcctgggcaacatagcaagtctgCCCCCTGCGGCcccaaccaccaaaaaaaaaaaaaaaaaaaaaaaagaaagaaaaacaaaccaaacctacTGAATTTGTGGCAATTTTTATGGCAGCTACAGAAAACTAGTACACAaatcccagttgtgacaacctaAGTGGTCTCCAGGCACTGCCCCTGTCCCTGCACCACCTCTGTTGGAGAGACCTGTGCCTCTCAGTGCCAATACCCTGCTGCCAGCTGGCCCTGTGGCCACCTTACCCACCAGAAGACTGGCTCTGGGCCTCAGCCTGAAGGAGGCCAGGGTTTTGTCTCTGCTGCCACCATGGGGGAGGTGCTCTGTAGTGAGACTTCATGGAGCAGAGGGCAACCATCCCAGCCTCACCAGCGTCCTGGACCACCACCCTCTGACTGCAGCCTCAGGAGACACTCCGACGAGAGCTGGAGAGCTGGCGGGATGAGCCCAGGCAACCCCCAAGTCACAGAACAACGAGTGGTCCTTTAAAGCCACTCAGCAACAGAGGACTGCCCAGCTCGTCACCCCCATGGCAACTGCTTACCTGTCAGCTCCGCTCTGCCCTGTTTACACCTGGGGATGCCTGCCTGGCATGGAGCTGGGCCCATAGGATCCCATTCCCCACATCAGCATCAGGGGCCTCAGAGGGGGTGGGTCATGATGGCCCCAGTGCCATGCCCAAAACTCCCCACACCCTTAAGGACACCTGCCCTAGCCCCTGGAGGATCTGCCCTCCAGGGATGGATCCTGGAGGATCCATCCACCTACCCTAGGGCTCCTGAGAAATGCAGAGGATCCCTAGGGTGCACCGAATGACATTCAGAGGACTTGGGAGAGAAGGGAGGCAGCTGGCTGTGTAATCTTggaaggcttcctgaaggaggaGGGAACTTCACTGAGTCTTACAGTAAGACGGGGAGACAGGCAGGTGCAGAGGATTCAACTCGGGCCAGGGATCCAGTGTCAGGGCAGCAGGGGGGTGGCAATGCAGTCAGGTGGCTTCTCAGCAGCGGGAAGGGGAGGGGTAGAGGCCAGGTGGGCCGCACAGCCAGCATGTAGTGTGTCTGGTGGTCCAGGCCACCGCAAAGGTCCAGCTCCTGCCCTCACCTGGGGCCCAGGAGTGATCACCTTCACTTGCcccaaagccttctccacctAGCCACCTCCACAGAAGCCCAGTCAGGCCCCTAACAGTCAGTCACGGAGTCCAGGAccctttccccacccccacccaccccaggctGGGAACTCACGCTCACAGCCCTCCTGCCCCGCCTCCCAATCCAGTCCCCCTGCAACTTAGTGTCCCCAAAATGCAGCTGGGACATGTTACCCCAGCTCATCACCCTTCCGAGGGCCCTGTAGCCTGGAAACAAGGTAGTCACCCAGTGGACCATGGCCCACAGGCCCCTGCTGCAGCCAGCTCCTCACAGTTGCTCAGAACCCCCACGCAGGCCCTCGTCCACCACCAGCATTGCTGTCCAGAGGCCAGGAGGCAGCTATGCCTCCAGACAGCCTCCCTCTGTGCTGGGCACCACACTGGGTCCCTGGGCTTGCTGCTCCCCACCACAGCACCCCACCACAGCACCCCTGGGGTCCCGTGTGCCCTTCTGGGTCTTCAGTGGCAGGACCCAATGTGAGACCCCGCACCCTGGAGAACTCTGCCTGGCCCATCTAACAGCCTGGTGCAGGCAGCTATCCAGTTCCCCAGACCAGGCCAGCAAAGGAGCTGAGTCTCCAGGCAGTGCCTGCCACTGGGGCCTCCAGGACACCAGTGCACCTCAGGCAGGCCCAGGTACCCCGAGGCCTCCTCCCAGCGGCCCCGAGGGCAAGCTCCTGCTACCCAGGCATTGCCAGGGCCCTCTCAGACTGACCCGGGGCAGTGTTCCCCTTCCCTAGATGGCCTCCCATAGTCCCTAGCCCGGTCTCCAAGGCCTCAGGAGCTGCAGGCTGTCCGGAGCCAGGTCCTGCCTGGCCTGTGTTCCTATCATGGGTGAGTGGTGACCCCCTGGTAAGGCACAAAGAAGGTGCAGAGGCTGCCCCCACCCTGGGCCCCCAAGGAAAGACACTGGCAGACAGACAATGGGCTGAGTCGGGCTCTTAGGAAGGGGGTGACCTCGAGGCCCGGGCCTCGAAAGTCGCATTATGCCAGAAAGGCGCACTCCGCGCCAGGAAGGCCTGGAAGGCGTTGGTGGACTCGGTGGACCTCAGCGGGTGGGGAAAGAGCACGTCCTTGTCCACGTCCTCCGACACCAGCTGGGCCACCATCTGCACGATGTCCTGTGGGCGAGGGTGGGTCAGGGAGCCTCGAGGGGCGGGAAGGGGACAAGGGTGGGGCCCGGGAGCGCCAGGGTAAAGGACCCAGGGGGACTGAGTCAGGGAGGCGAGgtggaggggcggggcggggcagggaCCGGGCTGGGAGGACCCGCCCCCGCGCACCCTGCAGCGTAGCGGGGCCCCGGCGGCGCCCGGCCTCTCCCGGCCGCCCAGCATGGCCAGCCGTCGGCGCTCGTCGATGCTGACGCTCCAGTGGCGGCCCGGGCGCCTGCGCTCCGGCGGCTCGCACACCTGCGGGGACAGGGCAGCGGGTCGGCGAGGGCCTCGGCGCCAGCTCCCCTTCGCCGCTCCTACCCAGCACCTGCCGACCCTCAGAGCTCGCCCCCTCAGCGGCCAGGGGCGCTCCCTAGCTCAGCGCCAGCTCCCGGCGCGGGGCCTCAGGCAGTGTGGCCCTCTGTGGCTTTGCACAGTAATCTGTGCCAGGATACCGCCCAACCCAGTACCTGCCCCGCTTCATGTACAGCAGGGCTGCCTCTGGACTGCTTAGTCCTCACGGCCGGCCCCCAATTTGACCTGCAGGAAGACCCCCGGAGCTCGAACACTGTTGTGTGCCTCAGGAAACACAGGACTAAGGCCAGCTCCAGACTGCCCTTCTCCCCAGACCCCTCTGAAATGATCATAAAGAGAGTTAGGGAGAAAATAAAGATCGTGAATCCATAGACAAAAGACCAGCGCCAGTGGAGGAGGGCCCCTGGCAGGGTACAGGAGACTGGAAGGCAGGGACCACCAGCTGGAGAAGCTGTGGGAGGGCCACAGGGAAAGGCCAGAGCAGGTGGGGTCCCCAGGACGACCTCTATCCCCCAAGAAGGAACTTCCCACGTGGGCTGCAGGAGTCGGTTCCTCCAGCCTCTGTTCAACCTGAAGTCCAccatcctccacctccctcatcagggggaaggggagaggggagagaaggcagTGCCATGCTAAGAGTGGGATTCATGCAAAGTCGAAGTGAATTTGCattcctcaaaacattaaaaacagaaTTGCCATGATATCCAGCAATTTcgctttggggtatatacccaaaagagctGAAGGCAGGAAGGCAAACAGATGTGTGCACTCCGACagggaatgttcacagcagtggTCATTATTCACAACAGCGAACATGTGGAAGGAATCCAGGTTTCcacaatggatgaatggataaagaaaatgtggcagatccagaaaatggaatattattaagccttaaaaagtaaaaaggctggccaggtacggtggcttatgcctgtaatcccagcactttgggaggccgaagcgggtggatcacctgaggtcaggagttcgagaccagcctgaccaacatggaaaaaccccgtctctactaaaaatacaaaattagccgggcgtggtggcacatgcctgtaatcccagctactcaa comes from the Symphalangus syndactylus isolate Jambi chromosome 8, NHGRI_mSymSyn1-v2.1_pri, whole genome shotgun sequence genome and includes:
- the LOC129487368 gene encoding uncharacterized protein; this encodes MSCQGIRKCQCLFLTIHRQNKRCFCKAKEGVSPAGPRRALSGAPRKAANYISQAPRAPFRAPRPAPPPARLLLWCRSGLGSVRSQPESQFESGVGSPGDHAANPGRTCAPETASPGAPKRYPARPPVALQRPAGGEAQWRPGRRPKHHTAAARLWGIPTPLPGSFPLPSQDPSHSPPRILPTPLPGSFPLPSQDPSHSPPRILPTPLPGSFPLPSQDPSHSRDCFFCPLDSTRLRDPPSAVPRRARPSPCKVGFTCAPAARTLLCPRVSCRALVVWRCPCIAGSRAAQHPRLYPPGTSGTLL
- the TEX22 gene encoding testis-expressed protein 22 isoform X6, whose product is MDSRKLFPQGKKLESHLSQEHRRSPLGLTAAWGQPSIQSSAQQGLQTQDWVCEPPERRRPGRHWSVSIDERRRLAMLGGRERPGAAGAPLRCRDIVQMVAQLVSEDVDKDVLFPHPLRSTESTNAFQAFLARSAPFWHNATFEARASRSPPS
- the TEX22 gene encoding testis-expressed protein 22 isoform X4, producing the protein MPTYPPPPTAVPVCPVPPRTLAAQTPPPHRRGRISEVWTSSLLGLEMDSRKLFPQGKKLESHLSQEHRRSPLGLTAAWGQPSIQSSAQQGLQTQDWVCEPPERRRPGRHWSVSIDERRRLAMLGGRERPGAAGAPLRCRVRGGGSSQPGPCPAPPLHLASLTQSPWVLYPGAPGPHPCPLPAPRGSLTHPRPQDIVQMVAQLVSEDVDKDVLFPHPLRSTESTNAFQAFLARSAPFWHNATFEARASRSPPS
- the TEX22 gene encoding testis-expressed protein 22 isoform X2; the protein is MALEPLEKAGRGVESVQEAAEGFPGSRGGVGRGREDSSGGWCGEELRRELGGSTPPRGVSGWKISEVWTSSLLGLEMDSRKLFPQGKKLESHLSQEHRRSPLGLTAAWGQPSIQSSAQQGLQTQDWVCEPPERRRPGRHWSVSIDERRRLAMLGGRERPGAAGAPLRCRVRGGGSSQPGPCPAPPLHLASLTQSPWVLYPGAPGPHPCPLPAPRGSLTHPRPQDIVQMVAQLVSEDVDKDVLFPHPLRSTESTNAFQAFLARSAPFWHNATFEARASRSPPS